The following are encoded in a window of Pseudomonas sp. St316 genomic DNA:
- a CDS encoding YaiI/YqxD family protein, producing the protein MRVWIDADACPKAAKELVVKFALRRQFEVVLVAGQPQIKPALACVKLIVVPSGPDAADDYLVEHAEPGELVICSDVPLADRLVKKGVAALDPRGKEFDAQNMGDRLAVRNLFTDLREQGHMGGGPAAYGERDKQGFANALDRILTRLARKS; encoded by the coding sequence ATGCGCGTATGGATCGACGCCGATGCCTGTCCCAAGGCGGCGAAGGAACTGGTGGTCAAGTTCGCCTTGAGGCGCCAGTTCGAGGTGGTGCTGGTGGCTGGTCAGCCGCAGATCAAGCCAGCCCTGGCTTGTGTGAAACTGATCGTGGTGCCCAGTGGCCCTGATGCGGCGGACGATTACCTGGTGGAACACGCCGAGCCGGGTGAACTGGTGATCTGCAGCGACGTGCCCTTGGCCGACCGGTTGGTGAAGAAGGGCGTTGCCGCCCTGGACCCACGAGGCAAAGAGTTCGATGCCCAGAACATGGGCGATCGGCTGGCGGTACGCAACCTGTTCACCGATTTGCGTGAACAGGGCCACATGGGTGGCGGCCCGGCGGCGTATGGCGAGCGGGACAAGCAAGGGTTTGCCAATGCGCTGGATCGGATCCTGACGCGGTTGGCCCGCAAGTCTTGA
- a CDS encoding YcfL family protein produces MRLKLIAVGALALLAGCATPPPPEPGSAASKVVAMGKTKNIVVGAMRVARENGYMTVNVQLSNTSYNNKTMYYRFAWLGPEGFPIAEEETWKSLTLYGEQTSFLPAIAPTPKAVDFRLEINTP; encoded by the coding sequence ATGCGTTTAAAACTGATCGCCGTCGGCGCCCTGGCCTTGCTGGCCGGTTGCGCCACCCCGCCGCCACCGGAGCCTGGCAGCGCCGCCAGCAAAGTCGTGGCAATGGGCAAGACCAAGAACATCGTGGTCGGCGCGATGCGCGTGGCCCGGGAAAACGGCTACATGACCGTCAATGTCCAGTTGAGCAACACCAGCTACAACAACAAGACGATGTATTACCGCTTTGCCTGGCTGGGGCCGGAAGGCTTTCCCATCGCCGAGGAAGAAACCTGGAAAAGCCTGACGCTGTACGGCGAACAGACCAGTTTCCTGCCGGCCATCGCACCGACACCCAAGGCGGTGGATTTCCGACTGGAAATCAATACCCCTTGA
- the lpoB gene encoding penicillin-binding protein activator LpoB gives MFVRISSLALAAVLVSGCANNSPVLGNKNISYGDTKAVETVTNEFGSTDLQMIAESMTRSLAQSGILQGRPVVQVYDVKNKTSEYIDTREITTSIKTQLMKTGAARFASDNTAMDSQVDQLKLQNQSGLYKKSTVAKTGNMIAAKYRLEGSISSIVKRSSDYKDVFYKFSLQLIDVESGLAEWMDEKEIRKTTER, from the coding sequence ATGTTCGTACGCATTTCATCCCTCGCCCTCGCCGCCGTGCTGGTCAGCGGCTGTGCCAACAACTCGCCGGTCCTGGGCAACAAGAACATCAGCTACGGCGATACCAAGGCCGTGGAAACCGTGACCAACGAGTTCGGTTCCACCGACCTGCAAATGATCGCCGAGTCCATGACCCGCTCCCTGGCCCAGTCCGGCATCCTGCAGGGTCGCCCGGTGGTCCAGGTCTATGACGTGAAGAACAAGACCAGCGAATACATCGACACCCGCGAAATCACCACCAGCATCAAGACCCAGCTGATGAAGACCGGCGCAGCCCGTTTCGCCAGCGACAACACCGCCATGGACAGCCAGGTCGACCAGCTCAAGCTGCAGAACCAGAGCGGCCTGTACAAGAAGAGCACCGTGGCCAAGACCGGCAACATGATCGCTGCCAAATACCGCCTCGAAGGTTCCATCAGTTCGATCGTCAAGCGCAGCAGCGACTACAAGGACGTCTTCTACAAATTCAGCCTGCAATTGATCGACGTCGAAAGCGGTCTGGCCGAGTGGATGGACGAAAAAGAAATCCGCAAGACCACGGAGCGTTAA
- a CDS encoding penicillin-binding protein activator LpoB has translation MRTWIGIMALACAFGAQAAPKVAVTDLAFQERVEEYIHTVSAQNNFQANPYSASASSSYDEMEATSSYIEQGELRKFTGDIKGEILRSGMFQLTQGTPYTAASKGDVYDVIKRIKAGNFKGADYVLFGTVSDIDFTRDINELANTDSYSAVLALTLVADFSLINTKTYEITSAFTAMGEGQDTKLLNHRDVHISLNRPRVVRDVSKALGEDVARQLSEQLGGPSYQQPGEPVQRNNLPRDTAPVILR, from the coding sequence ATGCGCACATGGATAGGTATCATGGCCCTGGCCTGCGCATTTGGCGCGCAGGCGGCCCCCAAAGTCGCGGTGACCGACCTTGCGTTCCAGGAGCGGGTGGAGGAATACATCCACACGGTTTCGGCGCAGAACAACTTCCAGGCGAACCCTTACAGCGCCAGCGCTTCCTCGAGCTACGACGAGATGGAAGCCACCAGCAGCTACATCGAGCAGGGCGAACTGCGCAAGTTCACCGGCGACATCAAGGGCGAGATCCTGCGCAGCGGAATGTTCCAGCTGACCCAGGGCACGCCCTACACAGCGGCGTCCAAGGGCGACGTCTATGACGTGATCAAGCGCATCAAGGCCGGGAACTTCAAGGGTGCCGACTACGTGCTGTTCGGCACGGTGTCGGACATCGACTTCACCCGCGACATCAACGAGCTGGCCAATACCGACAGCTACTCGGCCGTGCTGGCGCTGACCCTGGTGGCAGACTTCAGCCTGATCAACACCAAGACCTACGAAATCACCTCGGCCTTTACGGCCATGGGCGAAGGCCAGGACACCAAGCTGTTGAACCACCGGGACGTGCACATCAGCCTCAACCGCCCGCGGGTAGTGCGCGATGTGTCCAAGGCGTTGGGTGAAGACGTGGCGCGGCAGCTGAGCGAACAGCTTGGCGGGCCGAGCTACCAGCAACCTGGTGAGCCGGTACAGCGCAACAATCTGCCCCGTGACACGGCGCCGGTGATTTTGCGCTGA
- the rhtB gene encoding homoserine/homoserine lactone efflux protein translates to MVLETWLAFFAACWVISLSPGAGAIASMSSGLRYGFWRGYWNALGLQLGLAVQIVIVAAGVGAILTASATAFYAIKWFGVAYLVYLGVKQWRAIPGEMADDTGPRPIGKPLALVFRGFLVNISNPKALVFMLAVLPQFINPHAPLIQQYLILGVTMVVVDLIVMAGYTGLASKVLRLLRTPKQQRRMNRAFAGMFIGAAGLLATIRKAAA, encoded by the coding sequence ATGGTGCTGGAAACATGGCTGGCGTTTTTCGCTGCGTGCTGGGTGATCAGTCTTTCGCCGGGTGCCGGCGCTATTGCATCGATGTCCAGCGGGCTGCGATACGGCTTCTGGCGCGGTTACTGGAACGCCTTGGGCCTGCAATTGGGCCTGGCGGTGCAAATCGTGATCGTCGCCGCCGGTGTTGGCGCGATCCTTACGGCATCGGCCACTGCGTTCTATGCAATCAAATGGTTCGGCGTGGCCTACCTGGTCTACCTGGGTGTCAAACAGTGGCGCGCCATTCCCGGTGAAATGGCTGACGATACAGGTCCGCGGCCCATCGGCAAGCCCCTGGCGCTGGTGTTTCGCGGCTTCCTGGTCAACATCAGCAACCCCAAGGCGCTGGTGTTCATGCTGGCGGTGTTGCCGCAGTTCATCAATCCCCATGCACCGTTGATCCAGCAATACCTGATCCTGGGCGTCACCATGGTCGTCGTCGATCTCATCGTCATGGCCGGGTACACCGGGCTGGCGTCCAAGGTCCTGCGGCTGTTGCGCACCCCGAAACAGCAACGGCGAATGAACCGTGCCTTCGCGGGGATGTTCATTGGCGCGGCGGGTTTACTCGCGACGATTCGCAAGGCCGCTGCATAA
- a CDS encoding mechanosensitive ion channel family protein has protein sequence MEALALPVPVMWIEPIWLGVQILLILLAGYVAQRVVARTLTGLGERYPFPPQLVIILRGVLRWLIMGTAVLVVLERLGVSATVLWTALSGFVAVAAVAFFAIWSVLSNLFCAVLIYTVGPFRLGDVVELVDTTDKPGIKGRVVAINLLYTTLIEPEELGTGSAMVQVPNSLFFQRSVRRWRGSEAFPVGGFVE, from the coding sequence ATGGAAGCGTTGGCGTTGCCTGTACCTGTCATGTGGATCGAGCCGATCTGGCTGGGTGTGCAAATCCTGCTGATCCTGCTGGCCGGTTATGTCGCGCAGCGTGTCGTGGCGCGGACCCTTACAGGCCTGGGTGAGCGTTACCCGTTTCCACCTCAACTGGTCATTATCCTGCGGGGCGTGCTGCGCTGGCTGATCATGGGCACGGCGGTGCTGGTGGTGCTCGAGCGCCTGGGCGTCTCGGCCACGGTGCTATGGACCGCACTGTCGGGTTTCGTCGCGGTGGCAGCGGTGGCGTTCTTTGCCATCTGGAGCGTGCTGTCGAACCTGTTCTGCGCCGTATTGATCTACACCGTCGGACCGTTTCGCCTGGGCGATGTGGTCGAGCTGGTGGACACCACCGACAAGCCCGGCATCAAGGGGCGCGTGGTGGCGATCAACCTGCTGTACACCACGCTGATCGAACCCGAGGAACTCGGCACCGGCAGCGCCATGGTGCAAGTGCCCAACAGCCTGTTCTTCCAGCGTTCGGTGCGACGTTGGCGCGGCAGCGAGGCGTTTCCGGTGGGTGGTTTCGTCGAGTAA
- a CDS encoding ATP-binding cassette domain-containing protein — protein sequence MIRLQNLTLQRGPQRLLEDAELTLHAGHKAGLIGANGAGKSSLFALLRGELHPDSGDCLLPADWRIAHMRQEVDTLERLAVDYVLDGDLRLRQVQRDLAAAEAAHDGAAQARLHAELDSADGYTADARARKLLAGLGFTNEQMDRQVGDFSGGWRMRLNLAQALMCPSDLLLLDEPTNHLDLDAIIWLEDWLKSYPGTLLLISHDRDFLDAVVDHVAHVDQRKLTLYRGGYSAFERARAERLAQQQQAYEKQQAQRAHMESYIARFKAQATKARQAQSRIKALERMEELSAAHVDSPFDFVFRESTKISSPLIDLSDARLGYGDKTVLEKVKLQLTPGARIGLLGPNGAGKSTLIKNLSGELQPLAGRLTRGENTVVGYFAQHQLDSLDSKASPLLHLQRLAPTEREQALRDFLGGFDFRGARIDEPVLNFSGGEKARLALALIAWDRPNLLLLDEPTNHLDLEMRLALTMALQEFSGAVLVVSHDRHLLKSTTDNFYLVADGKVEEFDGDLEDYARWLVEYRQRNAPVSNTPVNPDKTDKKAQRQAAAALRQQLAPHKREADKLEVELGKLHEKLQKIETSLGDSGLYEAARKDELRDLLAEQAKLKVREAELEEAWMQALELLENLQAELEALS from the coding sequence ATGATCCGACTTCAGAACCTGACTTTACAGCGTGGCCCGCAACGTCTGCTAGAAGACGCCGAGCTGACCCTGCACGCCGGCCACAAAGCTGGCCTCATCGGTGCCAACGGCGCCGGCAAATCGAGCCTGTTCGCCTTGCTGCGAGGCGAGCTGCACCCGGACTCGGGTGATTGCCTGTTGCCGGCTGATTGGCGCATCGCCCACATGCGCCAGGAGGTCGACACCCTTGAGCGCCTGGCGGTGGACTACGTGCTCGATGGCGACCTGCGCCTGCGCCAGGTGCAACGTGACCTGGCTGCGGCCGAAGCGGCCCACGACGGTGCCGCACAGGCCCGCCTGCACGCGGAGCTCGACAGTGCCGACGGCTACACCGCCGATGCCCGTGCGCGCAAATTGCTCGCCGGCCTGGGCTTTACCAATGAGCAAATGGATCGCCAGGTCGGGGACTTCTCCGGTGGCTGGCGGATGCGTCTGAACCTGGCTCAGGCCTTGATGTGCCCTTCGGATCTGCTGTTGCTCGATGAGCCGACCAACCACTTGGACCTCGACGCCATCATCTGGCTCGAAGACTGGCTCAAGAGTTACCCGGGCACGCTGCTGCTGATTTCCCACGACCGTGATTTCCTCGACGCGGTGGTGGATCACGTGGCCCATGTCGACCAGCGCAAGCTCACTTTGTACCGTGGCGGCTACAGTGCTTTCGAGCGCGCTCGTGCTGAACGCCTGGCCCAGCAACAACAGGCCTACGAGAAGCAACAGGCGCAACGTGCGCACATGGAAAGCTACATCGCCCGCTTCAAGGCCCAGGCCACCAAGGCCCGCCAGGCCCAGAGCCGGATCAAGGCGCTGGAGCGGATGGAAGAGTTGTCGGCGGCCCATGTCGATTCGCCGTTTGATTTTGTCTTCCGCGAATCGACCAAGATTTCCAGCCCGTTGATCGACCTGTCCGACGCACGCCTGGGTTACGGCGACAAGACCGTGCTGGAGAAGGTCAAGCTGCAACTGACCCCGGGTGCGCGGATCGGTCTGCTGGGGCCTAACGGTGCCGGTAAGTCGACCCTGATCAAGAACCTTTCCGGCGAACTCCAACCTCTGGCCGGGCGCCTGACCCGGGGCGAGAACACCGTGGTCGGTTACTTCGCCCAGCATCAGCTCGACTCCCTGGACTCCAAGGCCAGCCCGCTGTTGCACCTGCAACGCCTGGCACCGACCGAGCGCGAGCAGGCCCTGCGCGATTTCCTCGGTGGTTTCGATTTTCGCGGGGCGCGCATCGACGAGCCGGTGCTGAATTTCTCCGGTGGCGAAAAGGCCCGCCTGGCCCTGGCGCTGATCGCCTGGGACCGGCCGAACCTGCTGCTGCTCGACGAACCGACCAACCACCTGGACCTGGAAATGCGCCTGGCCCTGACCATGGCCTTGCAGGAGTTCAGCGGGGCTGTGTTGGTGGTGTCTCACGATCGGCATTTGCTCAAGAGCACCACGGATAATTTCTACCTGGTCGCCGACGGCAAGGTCGAGGAGTTCGACGGCGACTTGGAAGACTACGCCCGTTGGCTGGTGGAGTACCGCCAGCGCAACGCGCCGGTCAGCAACACACCGGTCAACCCGGACAAGACCGACAAGAAAGCCCAGCGTCAGGCCGCCGCCGCATTGCGCCAGCAATTGGCGCCGCACAAGCGCGAGGCCGACAAGCTCGAAGTCGAGTTGGGCAAGCTGCATGAAAAACTGCAAAAAATCGAAACCAGCCTTGGCGACAGTGGTCTCTACGAGGCAGCGCGCAAAGATGAGTTGCGCGACCTGCTGGCCGAGCAGGCCAAGCTGAAGGTTCGGGAAGCGGAGCTCGAGGAGGCGTGGATGCAAGCGCTGGAACTGCTGGAAAACCTGCAAGCGGAGCTGGAGGCGTTGTCCTGA
- a CDS encoding TIGR02444 family protein produces the protein MSPDLWSFSLDLYAKLGVEPACLASQDAGANVCLLLCGLWLAQRGVACNEYRLQQLRLLAEPWDAEVVQPLRTLRSQWKTSALQDTALNSLREQVKQLELAAERRLLERLEALAKDWPGTQQNDSAQWLQGLTANAGPASRDALHQLRVAVSGT, from the coding sequence ATGTCCCCTGACCTGTGGAGTTTTTCCCTCGACCTCTATGCCAAGCTTGGCGTAGAGCCTGCCTGCCTGGCATCACAAGACGCCGGCGCCAACGTCTGCCTGCTGCTGTGTGGCCTGTGGCTGGCGCAGCGCGGCGTGGCCTGCAATGAATACAGGCTACAGCAGCTTCGACTACTGGCCGAGCCTTGGGATGCCGAGGTGGTGCAGCCACTGCGCACGCTTCGCAGCCAATGGAAAACCAGCGCCCTCCAGGACACGGCCCTCAATAGCCTGCGCGAGCAGGTCAAGCAACTGGAGTTGGCAGCCGAACGGCGATTGCTGGAGCGATTGGAAGCGCTGGCCAAGGATTGGCCTGGGACACAACAGAACGATTCAGCACAATGGCTGCAAGGGCTGACGGCGAATGCCGGGCCCGCAAGCCGCGACGCGCTGCATCAGCTGCGCGTCGCGGTGTCCGGCACTTAG
- a CDS encoding AlgP family protein, which translates to MSATKKPVNTPLHLLQQLSGSLLEHLENACSQALADAEKLLAKLEKQRGKAQEKLHKSRTKLQDAATAGKAKAQAKAKDVVKELEDLLDALKDRQSETRTYILQLKRDAQESLKLAQGVGRVQEAAGKALTLRAAKPAAVSAKKPAAKPVAAKAAAKVAAKPAAKAPAKAAGKPAAKAVAASAAKPAAKKPVVKAAAKPATKTAAAKPAAAKPAVKAAAKPAAKPAAKAAAKPAAKTAAAKPAATKTAAAKPAAKAAVKATAKPATAKPAAKPAAKPAATKTAAVKPAAKAAAKPVTAKAPAKAAAKPAAKPAAAKPAAAKPTAAKPAAVKPAAAKPAAKPAVKKPVAAKPATAPAAKPATPAPAPTTASAPTASTPAAATSPSAAVAPSTSSTPTSAS; encoded by the coding sequence ATGTCGGCCACCAAGAAGCCTGTAAACACTCCGTTGCACTTGCTCCAACAACTCTCGGGCAGCCTGCTCGAACATCTGGAAAATGCCTGCTCCCAAGCGCTGGCTGATGCTGAAAAACTGCTCGCCAAACTTGAAAAACAACGCGGCAAAGCGCAGGAAAAACTGCACAAATCGCGCACCAAATTGCAAGACGCAGCCACCGCTGGCAAGGCCAAGGCACAAGCCAAGGCCAAAGATGTCGTGAAAGAACTCGAAGACCTGCTCGATGCCTTGAAGGATCGTCAGTCCGAGACCCGCACCTACATTTTGCAACTCAAGCGTGATGCCCAGGAAAGCCTGAAACTGGCCCAGGGTGTCGGTCGCGTGCAAGAAGCCGCAGGCAAGGCGCTGACGCTTCGTGCTGCCAAGCCTGCCGCTGTATCGGCCAAGAAGCCGGCGGCTAAACCCGTCGCGGCAAAAGCTGCGGCCAAAGTTGCTGCCAAGCCAGCAGCGAAAGCACCGGCCAAAGCTGCCGGCAAGCCTGCTGCCAAAGCGGTCGCTGCCAGTGCTGCAAAACCTGCGGCAAAAAAACCAGTCGTCAAAGCTGCGGCCAAGCCCGCGACAAAAACGGCGGCCGCTAAACCTGCTGCCGCCAAGCCTGCTGTAAAAGCTGCTGCTAAACCAGCCGCTAAACCTGCGGCAAAAGCTGCAGCCAAACCTGCCGCTAAAACCGCCGCCGCAAAACCAGCCGCGACGAAAACCGCTGCCGCAAAACCGGCTGCCAAAGCGGCGGTAAAAGCCACTGCAAAACCTGCTACCGCTAAGCCTGCTGCCAAACCAGCCGCGAAGCCTGCGGCGACCAAAACGGCTGCGGTCAAGCCCGCTGCGAAAGCGGCTGCCAAGCCAGTGACTGCCAAAGCCCCCGCCAAAGCGGCGGCTAAACCCGCTGCCAAACCGGCTGCGGCCAAGCCTGCTGCGGCCAAGCCAACGGCTGCCAAACCAGCCGCCGTGAAGCCAGCTGCCGCCAAGCCCGCAGCGAAACCGGCCGTGAAAAAGCCAGTCGCTGCAAAACCTGCGACTGCGCCAGCCGCCAAGCCAGCGACGCCGGCCCCGGCTCCGACCACGGCATCGGCTCCAACCGCCAGCACTCCGGCCGCGGCGACCAGCCCATCCGCCGCCGTTGCGCCGAGCACCAGCAGCACCCCAACCAGCGCTTCCTAA
- a CDS encoding FKBP-type peptidyl-prolyl cis-trans isomerase, whose product MSRHLFLFLCMVCSTAQAVEKTSANDAHDLAYSLGASLGERLRQDVPDLQIKALVEGLQQAYLGKPLALKDERIEQILAEHQAQLSSQSTTPQIEAALKTEQTFLNEEKNRPGVQQLADGILLTEIKPGHGAKAGPHGKVQVLYTGRLPDGTVFDSNHQAQWFNLDSVIDGWRSALPQMPVGAKWRLVIPSTLAYGAEGAGDVIPPFTPLVFEIELLGATT is encoded by the coding sequence ATGTCGCGTCACCTGTTTTTATTCCTGTGCATGGTTTGCTCCACGGCCCAGGCCGTTGAAAAAACCAGCGCAAACGATGCCCACGATTTGGCTTACAGCCTGGGCGCAAGCCTGGGCGAACGCCTGCGCCAGGACGTGCCGGACCTGCAGATCAAAGCCTTGGTCGAAGGCTTGCAACAGGCCTACCTGGGCAAGCCGCTGGCCCTCAAGGATGAACGCATCGAACAGATCCTGGCCGAGCACCAGGCACAACTGAGTTCGCAATCGACAACGCCGCAGATCGAAGCCGCGCTGAAAACGGAACAGACGTTTCTCAACGAAGAAAAGAACCGTCCCGGCGTCCAGCAACTCGCAGACGGCATCCTGCTGACCGAGATCAAGCCAGGCCATGGCGCGAAAGCCGGTCCTCACGGCAAGGTCCAGGTGCTGTATACCGGTCGATTGCCGGACGGCACCGTATTCGATTCCAACCATCAGGCGCAGTGGTTCAATCTCGACAGCGTGATTGACGGCTGGCGCAGTGCATTGCCGCAAATGCCGGTAGGCGCAAAATGGCGGTTGGTGATTCCATCGACCCTGGCCTATGGCGCCGAAGGCGCGGGAGATGTGATCCCGCCGTTCACGCCACTGGTGTTTGAAATCGAGTTGCTGGGCGCGACGACCTGA
- a CDS encoding Rsd/AlgQ family anti-sigma factor: MLESCQNAQERWGGVHLLIDRWLQERHELVRAYDALGDKPEALSESRKPLQEFCGVLVDYVSAGHFEIYEQLTGEAKAFNDKRGLELAEQIYPRIDVITEKLLAFNDLCDEGKCVAEKFKELGGLLHERFELEDCLIEVLHNAHKEEAAVQA, encoded by the coding sequence ATGCTCGAAAGTTGTCAGAATGCGCAGGAACGCTGGGGTGGGGTGCATCTGCTGATCGATCGCTGGTTGCAGGAGCGTCACGAACTGGTTCGGGCCTATGATGCCCTCGGCGATAAGCCTGAAGCACTGAGCGAAAGCCGCAAACCCTTGCAGGAATTCTGCGGTGTGCTGGTCGACTATGTGTCTGCCGGTCATTTCGAGATCTACGAACAACTAACGGGCGAGGCCAAGGCTTTCAACGACAAGCGTGGCCTGGAACTCGCCGAGCAGATCTACCCGCGCATCGATGTCATCACCGAAAAGCTGCTGGCGTTCAACGACCTGTGCGATGAAGGCAAGTGCGTAGCGGAAAAATTCAAGGAGCTGGGCGGCTTGCTGCACGAACGTTTCGAACTGGAAGACTGCCTGATCGAAGTGCTGCACAACGCCCACAAGGAAGAAGCTGCGGTCCAGGCCTGA
- a CDS encoding disulfide bond formation protein B: MSLASSRFLFFMASIAAALALGIATYLEYSVGLTPCSLCVLQRLCLMLFLVNNLVACVHGPGQRGSLFYGATGLVFATAGLALAWRQVLMQSHSFEPFADCIAQPGLMDSWWCALHRVLDGAVDCANITWTLFDLSIPEWSLLFFLAVSSALSYLLLRLAWSALVRPLRGDTSQMLRALD, from the coding sequence ATGTCTTTGGCCAGCTCACGCTTCTTGTTTTTCATGGCTTCCATCGCCGCAGCCCTGGCTTTGGGCATCGCCACTTATCTGGAGTATTCGGTCGGCCTGACGCCGTGCAGCTTGTGTGTCTTGCAGCGGTTGTGCCTGATGCTGTTCCTGGTGAACAACCTTGTGGCATGCGTACACGGTCCAGGCCAAAGAGGCAGTCTCTTCTATGGCGCGACAGGGTTGGTTTTTGCGACGGCGGGATTGGCCCTGGCATGGCGTCAGGTCTTGATGCAAAGCCATTCGTTCGAGCCGTTTGCTGATTGTATTGCCCAGCCCGGGCTCATGGATTCGTGGTGGTGCGCGTTGCATCGCGTCCTCGACGGCGCGGTCGATTGCGCGAACATCACCTGGACGCTGTTCGACCTGAGCATCCCCGAGTGGAGCCTGTTGTTTTTTCTCGCGGTGTCCAGCGCGCTGAGCTATCTGCTGCTGCGCCTTGCCTGGAGTGCTCTGGTACGACCGCTTCGCGGCGATACGTCGCAGATGCTCCGGGCCCTGGATTAA
- a CDS encoding heme biosynthesis protein HemY: MKRLYVILFVVIAAAALLGVAIAEHSGYVLVAYKNFRYEAGLWVTLALVAVLWLVWRGLRALIGLVTTSSGVVNPWSRRNRSRRVQVAIEHGQLDLAEGRWASAQRHLHRAAEAERQPLLYYLGAARAANEQGLYEQSDSLLERALERQPQAELAIALSHAQLQTDRGDTDGALTTLQAMHERHPHNVQVLRQLQRLHQQRGDWSALIRLLPELRKDKVLPPAELAELERRAWGENLTLAAHREEDGSVGLQSLNRAWQQLTSAQRQESALVLAYAEQLRQLGAQVEAEEVLRSALKRHYDSHLARLYGLVRGNDPIRQLQTAEGWLKDHPADPSLLLTLGRLCLQNSLWGKARDYLESSLRVQRNPEACAELARLLAQLGDAERSNQLFQEGLGLLDERLLAAPLPVPAQVLTP, from the coding sequence ATGAAGCGTCTCTACGTGATTCTGTTCGTGGTCATCGCTGCCGCTGCTTTGTTGGGCGTGGCGATTGCCGAGCATTCGGGTTACGTGCTGGTGGCGTACAAGAACTTCCGTTATGAAGCTGGCCTGTGGGTCACCCTGGCACTGGTGGCGGTGCTCTGGCTGGTGTGGCGAGGCCTGAGGGCGCTGATCGGACTGGTGACTACCTCGAGCGGCGTGGTCAACCCGTGGTCGCGGCGCAACCGCAGCCGGCGGGTGCAAGTGGCGATCGAGCACGGCCAGTTGGATCTGGCCGAAGGTCGTTGGGCCAGTGCCCAACGACACCTGCATCGTGCCGCCGAAGCCGAGCGCCAGCCGCTGCTGTATTACCTCGGTGCCGCCCGTGCGGCCAACGAACAAGGTCTTTACGAACAGAGCGACAGTTTGCTGGAGCGTGCGCTGGAGCGTCAGCCCCAGGCGGAACTGGCCATTGCCCTGAGTCACGCGCAACTGCAGACGGACCGAGGCGACACGGACGGCGCTTTGACCACGCTGCAGGCCATGCATGAGCGTCATCCCCATAACGTCCAAGTCCTGCGCCAACTGCAACGACTGCATCAGCAGCGCGGCGACTGGTCGGCATTGATCCGGCTGTTGCCGGAACTGCGCAAGGACAAGGTCCTGCCGCCGGCTGAACTGGCGGAACTGGAACGTCGTGCCTGGGGCGAAAACCTCACCCTGGCAGCCCACCGTGAGGAGGACGGCAGCGTCGGTTTGCAATCGCTCAATCGCGCCTGGCAACAACTGACTTCTGCGCAGCGCCAGGAGTCGGCGCTGGTGCTGGCCTATGCCGAGCAGTTGCGCCAGTTGGGGGCCCAGGTCGAGGCTGAAGAGGTGCTGCGAAGTGCGCTAAAGCGTCACTATGACAGCCATCTGGCACGCCTTTACGGGTTGGTTCGGGGCAATGATCCGATCCGTCAGTTGCAAACGGCCGAAGGCTGGCTCAAGGATCATCCGGCTGATCCAAGCCTGCTGCTGACCCTGGGGCGCCTATGCTTGCAGAACAGTTTGTGGGGCAAGGCGCGGGACTATCTGGAAAGCAGCTTGCGCGTCCAACGCAATCCCGAAGCCTGCGCAGAACTGGCGCGATTGCTGGCGCAACTGGGAGATGCCGAGCGTAGCAATCAGTTGTTCCAGGAGGGGTTGGGGCTGTTGGACGAGCGCCTGCTGGCCGCGCCGTTGCCGGTTCCGGCTCAGGTGTTGACCCCTTGA